One part of the Meiothermus cerbereus DSM 11376 genome encodes these proteins:
- the preA gene encoding NAD-dependent dihydropyrimidine dehydrogenase subunit PreA, translating into MADLSINFAGIKSPNPFWLASAPPTNSGAQVHRAFEYGWGGAVWKTIGAPVLNVSNRYGAWHYGGQKMLAINNVELISDRPLEVNLREIRDVKRHWPDRAVIVSAMVESTPEAWRDIILKIEDTGADGIELNYGCPHGMSERGMGSAVGQVPEYCQQITRWVMDVAKIPVIVKLTPNVASVVPPARAALAAGANGLSLINTINSIIGIDLDTLEITPSIGGKGGHGGYAGPAVKPIALNMLSSLGVDPVVKQSGVPISGMGGISTWRDAAEFLLLGATSLQVCTAVMHYGFRIIEDLTDGLNAWMDAKGFKTISDVVGKSLHRISDFKDFDLSFRAVARIDPDKCIRCNLCYVACNDTAHQCIDLVDASGQVVPPYRYDVHSNGKHEAVSTRPQPVVREDDCVGCRLCYNVCPVDGCIEMVELPSGRPSITWDQLTQARPEVGTDWEAMKRYREEMGIEIH; encoded by the coding sequence ATGGCAGACCTCAGTATCAACTTTGCTGGCATCAAGTCGCCCAACCCCTTCTGGTTGGCCTCGGCCCCCCCCACCAACTCCGGGGCCCAGGTGCACCGGGCCTTCGAGTACGGTTGGGGCGGGGCGGTCTGGAAAACCATCGGGGCCCCCGTGCTCAACGTGTCTAACCGTTATGGGGCCTGGCACTATGGGGGCCAGAAGATGCTGGCCATTAACAACGTAGAGCTAATTTCCGACCGGCCGCTGGAGGTCAACCTGCGGGAGATACGGGATGTGAAGCGCCACTGGCCCGACCGGGCGGTGATTGTTTCGGCCATGGTGGAGTCTACCCCCGAGGCTTGGCGGGACATCATCCTCAAGATCGAAGACACCGGCGCCGACGGCATCGAGCTCAACTACGGCTGCCCCCACGGCATGAGCGAGCGGGGCATGGGCAGCGCCGTGGGGCAGGTGCCCGAGTACTGCCAGCAGATTACCCGGTGGGTGATGGATGTCGCTAAGATTCCGGTAATCGTAAAGCTCACCCCCAACGTGGCCTCGGTGGTGCCACCGGCGCGGGCGGCCCTGGCGGCGGGGGCCAACGGGCTTTCGCTCATTAACACCATCAACTCTATCATCGGGATAGATCTGGACACCCTCGAGATCACCCCAAGCATCGGGGGTAAGGGTGGTCATGGTGGCTACGCGGGGCCCGCCGTTAAGCCTATCGCGCTGAACATGCTGTCTTCTCTGGGCGTAGATCCGGTGGTGAAGCAGTCTGGTGTGCCTATCAGCGGTATGGGCGGTATCTCAACCTGGCGAGATGCGGCAGAGTTTTTGTTGCTGGGTGCGACCAGCCTTCAGGTGTGCACCGCCGTGATGCACTATGGTTTTCGCATCATCGAAGACCTGACCGACGGGCTCAATGCCTGGATGGATGCCAAAGGCTTCAAGACTATCTCCGATGTGGTGGGCAAAAGCCTTCACCGTATTTCCGACTTCAAGGACTTCGACCTCTCCTTCCGGGCGGTGGCCCGCATCGACCCCGACAAATGCATCCGCTGCAACCTTTGCTATGTGGCCTGCAACGATACGGCCCACCAGTGCATTGATCTGGTAGATGCTAGCGGCCAGGTGGTACCGCCTTACCGCTACGATGTTCACTCCAACGGCAAACACGAGGCGGTGAGCACCCGCCCCCAGCCGGTGGTGCGCGAGGACGACTGCGTGGGCTGCCGCCTTTGCTACAACGTCTGCCCGGTGGATGGCTGCATCGAGATGGTCGAGCTGCCCTCGGGGCGCCCCTCCATCACCTGGGACCAACTCACCCAGGCCCGGCCCGAGGTAGGTACCGACTGGGAGGCCATGAAGCGGTATCGGGAAGAGATGGGGATTGAGATTCACTAA
- a CDS encoding ABC transporter ATP-binding protein — protein sequence MMQANTASELSAKGSNPGAIVSVQGVSMVFQNGTVALKDANLEIAPGEFISLIGPSGCGKTTLLRLLADLIKPSAGTIRIGGKTPEEARKSRAYGYVFQAPTLMEWRTVLSNVMLPLEVMNFPPPERKARAEQMLTLVGLEKFARHYPWQLSGGMQQRVSIARALAIDPQLLFMDEPFGALDEITRENLNLELLRLWRETGKTVIFVTHSIPEAVFLSTRIVVMTPRPGKIETVIPVDLPQPRTFETRETARFFELATEVREALRKGHGYEVTE from the coding sequence ATGATGCAAGCCAATACCGCTTCAGAGCTATCCGCTAAAGGTTCCAACCCTGGCGCAATTGTATCGGTGCAGGGGGTCTCGATGGTGTTTCAGAACGGAACGGTGGCGCTCAAAGACGCCAACCTCGAGATTGCCCCGGGCGAGTTCATCAGCCTGATTGGGCCGTCGGGTTGCGGCAAGACCACCTTGTTGCGCTTGCTGGCCGACCTGATAAAGCCTTCTGCGGGCACCATCCGCATCGGGGGTAAAACTCCCGAGGAAGCGCGGAAAAGCCGGGCCTATGGCTATGTTTTTCAAGCCCCTACCCTGATGGAGTGGCGCACGGTGCTCTCGAACGTGATGCTGCCTTTGGAGGTGATGAACTTTCCGCCGCCTGAGCGCAAGGCCAGGGCCGAACAGATGCTGACGCTGGTGGGACTGGAGAAGTTCGCCCGGCACTACCCCTGGCAGCTTTCGGGCGGGATGCAACAGCGGGTCTCCATCGCGCGGGCGTTGGCCATCGACCCCCAGCTTTTGTTCATGGACGAGCCTTTTGGGGCCCTGGACGAGATTACCCGCGAGAACCTGAACTTGGAGCTTTTGCGCTTGTGGCGGGAGACGGGCAAAACCGTGATTTTCGTGACCCACTCCATCCCCGAGGCGGTGTTTCTCTCAACCCGCATTGTGGTCATGACCCCCCGCCCCGGAAAAATCGAGACCGTCATACCGGTAGACCTGCCCCAGCCCCGTACCTTCGAGACCCGCGAGACCGCCCGCTTTTTCGAGCTGGCCACCGAGGTGCGCGAAGCCCTGCGCAAAGGCCACGGCTACGAGGTGACCGAGTGA
- a CDS encoding Uma2 family endonuclease, translating into MVKPVAKPMSVAEYLSSEQVSPVRREYVGGQVYAMAGGSSRHNRVAGNIHALCWQMAQGRPCRVYLEGMKLRVGREGSYDTEQAFYYPDVMVVCDKLLPDEYYETEPCILVEVLSPSTASVDLREKYLEYTRLPSLRTYLVVDQDTLFVRHWYRDEAGHWNHQDLTGDGNIPLPCLDGQITLPQIYRGVFE; encoded by the coding sequence ATGGTCAAGCCGGTTGCCAAACCCATGAGCGTTGCGGAGTACCTTAGCAGTGAGCAGGTCTCCCCGGTTCGCCGGGAGTACGTGGGGGGCCAGGTGTATGCGATGGCGGGCGGGAGCAGCCGCCACAACCGCGTCGCGGGGAACATTCACGCCCTGTGCTGGCAGATGGCCCAGGGCAGGCCATGCCGGGTCTACCTTGAGGGCATGAAGCTGCGGGTGGGCCGGGAGGGCAGCTACGACACCGAGCAGGCCTTTTACTATCCAGACGTGATGGTGGTGTGCGACAAGTTGCTACCTGACGAATACTACGAAACCGAGCCCTGCATTCTGGTCGAGGTGCTGTCGCCATCTACCGCAAGCGTGGACTTGCGCGAAAAGTATCTGGAGTACACCCGTCTCCCCAGCCTTCGCACCTATCTGGTGGTCGATCAGGACACCCTGTTTGTGCGGCACTGGTACCGCGACGAGGCGGGGCACTGGAACCATCAAGACCTCACCGGGGACGGCAACATCCCGCTGCCTTGTTTGGATGGGCAGATCACGCTGCCCCAAATCTATCGCGGGGTGTTTGAGTAG
- a CDS encoding LysE family translocator: MLIPPDQLLVFALASLALLLIPGPAVLYIVTRSAAQGSAAGVASVLGIQCGGMVHVLMASLGLSAILLSSALAFSLVKYAGAAYLVYLGLRTWFSREPLELGAAARQPLRQIFLQGFVVNVLNPKTALFFFAFLPQFVDPARGAAWLQFLLLGVVFIALATLSDGAYAFLSSSLGGWLRRKAREPRFAQGQRLVTGGIYIGLGLTAALTGNRHK, from the coding sequence ATGCTAATACCCCCAGACCAACTGCTTGTGTTTGCCTTGGCCAGCCTGGCCTTGCTCCTGATTCCGGGGCCGGCGGTGCTCTATATCGTTACACGCAGCGCCGCTCAGGGATCTGCGGCGGGTGTGGCCAGCGTTCTGGGCATCCAGTGTGGGGGTATGGTGCACGTGCTGATGGCCAGCCTGGGCCTTTCGGCCATTTTGCTTTCCAGCGCCCTGGCGTTCAGTCTGGTTAAGTATGCGGGTGCGGCCTATCTGGTGTACTTGGGCCTGCGGACGTGGTTTTCCAGGGAGCCCCTCGAGCTCGGTGCGGCAGCACGCCAGCCCTTGCGGCAAATTTTTCTGCAAGGGTTCGTGGTCAATGTCCTCAACCCCAAGACCGCCCTGTTCTTTTTTGCCTTCCTGCCGCAGTTTGTGGACCCGGCCCGGGGTGCGGCCTGGTTGCAGTTTTTATTGTTGGGGGTAGTGTTTATTGCTCTGGCAACCCTTAGCGATGGGGCCTACGCCTTTTTGTCCAGCTCACTCGGGGGCTGGCTGCGTCGCAAAGCCCGTGAGCCGCGCTTTGCCCAGGGGCAGCGGCTCGTCACCGGGGGCATCTATATCGGGCTGGGCCTGACCGCAGCCCTGACCGGCAACCGGCACAAATAG
- the lon gene encoding endopeptidase La yields the protein MRLELPVIPLRNTVILPHTTTPVDVGRAKSKRAVEEAMGADRLIFLVAQRDPEVDDPTPDDLYVWGVQAVVKQAMRLPDGTLQVMVEARARAEVKDYIPGPYLRARGEVFTENFPADDTVVRVLVEELKDSFDKYVASHKSLRLDRYQLEAVKGTSDPAMLADTIAYHATWTVAEKQEILELTDLEARLKKVLEFLSRDLERFELDKRVAQRVKDQMDTNQREYYLREQMKAIQKELGGEDGLGDLEALRKKIEEVGMPEAVKTKALKELDRLERMQQGSPEATVARTYLDWLTEVPWSKADPEVLDIAHTRQILDEDHYGLKDVKERILEYLAVRQLTQGLDVRNKAPILVLVGPPGVGKTSLGRSIARSMNRKFHRISLGGVRDEAEIRGHRRTYIGAMPGKLIHAMKQVGVVNPVILLDEIDKMSSDWRGDPASAMLEVLDPEQNNSFTDHYLDVPYDLSKVFFITTANTLQTIPRPLLDRMEVIEIPGYTNMEKQAIARQYLWPKQVKESGMEGKIEVTDAAILRVISEYTREAGVRGLERELGKIARKGAKFWLEGAWEGLRTIDASDVPTYLGIPRFRPDKAESEPQVGTAQGLAWTPVGGTLLTIEVAAVPGSGKLSLTGQLGEVMKESAQAALTYLRAHTQEYGLPEDFHNKVDLHVHVPDGATPKDGPSAGITMATAIASALSRRPARMDIAMTGEVSLRGKVMPIGGVKEKLLAAHQAGIHKVVLPKDNEPQLEDLPREVLEGLEIKLVEDVGEVLEYLLLPEPAMPPVVQTNENRQQPGAGA from the coding sequence ATGCGCTTAGAACTACCGGTCATTCCACTGCGAAACACCGTTATCCTTCCCCACACCACCACCCCGGTGGATGTGGGCCGCGCTAAAAGCAAGCGCGCAGTCGAAGAAGCAATGGGGGCCGACCGGTTGATCTTCCTGGTAGCACAGCGTGACCCGGAGGTTGACGACCCCACCCCCGATGACCTGTATGTGTGGGGTGTACAGGCCGTGGTAAAGCAGGCCATGCGCCTACCCGATGGCACCCTGCAGGTGATGGTGGAGGCCCGGGCCCGGGCCGAAGTCAAGGACTATATCCCAGGCCCCTACCTGCGGGCCCGCGGCGAGGTGTTCACGGAAAACTTCCCTGCCGACGATACGGTGGTGCGGGTTTTGGTTGAAGAACTCAAGGATTCTTTCGATAAATACGTGGCAAGCCACAAATCGCTGCGGCTCGACCGCTACCAGCTGGAAGCGGTCAAGGGTACCAGCGATCCGGCCATGCTGGCCGACACCATCGCCTATCATGCCACCTGGACGGTGGCCGAGAAGCAGGAAATCCTCGAGCTCACCGACCTCGAGGCTCGGCTCAAAAAGGTGCTGGAGTTCCTTAGCCGCGACCTCGAGCGCTTCGAGCTGGACAAACGCGTGGCCCAGCGGGTTAAAGACCAGATGGACACCAACCAGCGCGAGTACTACCTGCGCGAGCAGATGAAGGCCATCCAGAAAGAACTTGGCGGCGAGGATGGCCTGGGCGACCTCGAGGCGCTGCGCAAGAAAATCGAGGAAGTGGGCATGCCCGAGGCGGTCAAGACCAAAGCCCTCAAAGAGCTAGACCGGCTCGAGCGTATGCAGCAGGGCAGCCCCGAGGCCACCGTGGCCCGCACCTACCTGGATTGGCTGACCGAGGTGCCCTGGAGCAAAGCAGACCCCGAGGTGCTGGACATCGCCCACACCCGCCAGATTCTGGATGAGGATCACTACGGCCTGAAGGACGTCAAGGAACGCATTCTGGAATACCTGGCGGTGCGACAGCTCACGCAGGGGCTGGATGTGCGAAATAAAGCGCCCATCCTGGTACTGGTAGGGCCGCCGGGTGTGGGCAAGACCTCTTTGGGCCGCTCCATTGCCCGTAGCATGAACCGCAAGTTCCATCGTATCAGCCTGGGTGGTGTGCGCGACGAGGCCGAAATTCGCGGCCACCGCCGCACCTACATCGGGGCCATGCCCGGAAAGCTGATCCATGCCATGAAGCAGGTGGGGGTGGTAAACCCCGTCATCCTACTGGACGAGATTGACAAGATGAGCTCGGACTGGCGCGGCGACCCTGCAAGCGCCATGCTGGAGGTGCTGGATCCCGAGCAAAACAACTCCTTCACCGACCACTACCTCGATGTCCCCTACGACCTCTCCAAGGTGTTCTTCATCACCACCGCCAACACCCTGCAAACCATCCCCCGACCCTTGCTCGACCGCATGGAGGTCATCGAGATTCCGGGCTACACCAACATGGAGAAGCAGGCCATTGCCCGGCAATACCTCTGGCCCAAACAAGTTAAGGAATCGGGCATGGAAGGCAAAATAGAGGTTACCGACGCCGCCATTCTGCGGGTGATCTCCGAGTACACCCGCGAGGCCGGGGTACGGGGCCTCGAGCGCGAACTGGGCAAAATTGCCCGCAAGGGGGCCAAGTTCTGGCTCGAGGGGGCCTGGGAGGGGCTTCGCACTATCGACGCCTCGGACGTACCCACCTATCTGGGCATACCCCGCTTCCGCCCCGACAAAGCCGAGAGCGAGCCCCAGGTCGGTACGGCCCAGGGTCTGGCCTGGACGCCGGTGGGCGGCACCCTGCTGACCATCGAGGTCGCCGCTGTGCCGGGCAGTGGCAAGCTGAGCCTTACAGGTCAGCTGGGCGAGGTGATGAAGGAGTCGGCCCAGGCCGCCCTAACTTATCTGCGAGCTCACACCCAGGAGTACGGCCTACCAGAAGACTTCCACAACAAAGTAGACCTTCACGTACACGTACCCGACGGTGCCACCCCCAAAGACGGCCCCAGCGCAGGCATCACCATGGCTACCGCCATCGCCAGTGCCCTTAGCCGCCGTCCAGCCCGCATGGACATCGCCATGACCGGCGAGGTTAGCCTGCGCGGCAAGGTAATGCCCATTGGCGGCGTGAAGGAAAAACTACTGGCCGCCCACCAGGCCGGCATTCACAAGGTTGTGTTGCCCAAGGACAACGAACCCCAGCTCGAGGATCTGCCCAGGGAAGTGCTGGAAGGGCTGGAAATTAAGCTGGTCGAGGATGTGGGCGAGGTGCTGGAGTACCTTCTGTTGCCCGAGCCAGCCATGCCCCCCGTGGTGCAGACCAACGAAAACCGCCAGCAGCCCGGCGCCGGTGCCTGA
- a CDS encoding ABC transporter permease gives MRLSPNLVPMLVVALVVVALYWPIMYLANIPAAQRALDTGAALPCKTAFECATQLRSPVLPSPQQLWNGFANLMFPLNSPNAIPINAAVTAFETLVGLLLATLVGFFFAIGMVASRAFERALLPWIVASQTVPIIAIAPMLVVLLGQYGVQGWLPKAIIAAYIAFFPITIGVAKGLKSPDPLALDLMKTYNANNWQTYLKLRFPASVPYLFTAFKVAMTAALIGAIVAEISTISFQGIGKMLAENSRASDVVAMWVIMLSSAVLGILLVALVNWLERLLTPWRRSSQVVAVPTKETRLATRGEVRS, from the coding sequence ATGCGCCTCTCGCCCAACCTGGTGCCGATGCTGGTGGTGGCGCTGGTGGTGGTAGCGCTGTACTGGCCCATCATGTACCTGGCCAATATCCCGGCAGCCCAGCGGGCTTTGGATACAGGCGCAGCCCTGCCCTGCAAGACCGCTTTCGAGTGTGCGACCCAGCTCAGAAGCCCGGTGCTGCCTTCGCCGCAGCAGCTTTGGAACGGTTTTGCCAACCTGATGTTTCCCCTCAACTCGCCCAATGCCATACCCATCAATGCGGCCGTGACTGCCTTCGAGACGCTGGTGGGCTTGCTGCTGGCGACGCTGGTGGGCTTCTTCTTTGCCATCGGGATGGTGGCCTCGAGGGCCTTCGAGCGGGCCTTGCTGCCCTGGATTGTGGCCTCGCAAACCGTGCCCATCATCGCCATTGCGCCCATGCTGGTGGTCTTGCTGGGGCAGTATGGGGTGCAGGGCTGGCTGCCCAAGGCCATCATTGCGGCTTATATCGCTTTTTTCCCCATCACCATCGGGGTGGCCAAGGGGCTCAAAAGCCCCGACCCCCTGGCCCTCGACCTGATGAAAACCTATAACGCCAACAACTGGCAGACCTACCTCAAGCTGCGCTTTCCGGCCTCGGTGCCCTATTTGTTTACCGCCTTCAAGGTGGCCATGACGGCGGCTTTGATCGGGGCCATTGTGGCTGAAATCTCCACCATCAGCTTTCAGGGCATCGGCAAGATGCTGGCGGAGAACTCGAGGGCCTCGGATGTGGTGGCGATGTGGGTGATCATGCTTTCTTCGGCGGTGCTGGGCATTTTGCTGGTGGCTTTGGTGAACTGGCTCGAGCGCCTGCTTACGCCTTGGCGACGCTCGAGCCAGGTGGTGGCTGTGCCCACAAAAGAGACCCGGCTGGCTACGCGGGGGGAGGTGCGTTCGTGA
- a CDS encoding NAD(P)-dependent oxidoreductase produces the protein MQVIKPEEVLSEYHPPLSDHEAVVEAHRCLYCYDAPCTQACPTHIDIPRFIKKIATGNLVGSARTILESNLMGATCARVCPVEELCEGACVLGAEHKPIMIGRLQRYATDYVYQRGIDVFKPGVPTGKKVAVIGAGPAGLTCAGELAKLGHSVTVFEKRELPNGLSTYGIIVLREPVEVALAEAEMVKRLGVEIKTQMELGQNLSWEEVRNNFDAVFLSVGLGAVPPLGIPGEEFIVDGLGYIETSKMNPGALQVGREVVVIGAGNTAVDCATIAKRLGAERVTMVYRRTQKEMTAYPHEFEFAKKEGIEFRFLTQPVEVLVQDGKVTGLRCVRMQLGAPDATGRPAPVPVPGSEFVLPCDQVVKAIGQEKPAVAKLLDLETEKGFIKVDQDYQTSLPGVYAGGDCIRAKGSASTVMAVQDGKLAARAIHRKLVPSAGVAADD, from the coding sequence GTGCAGGTTATCAAACCCGAGGAAGTGCTGAGTGAGTACCACCCGCCCCTGAGCGACCACGAAGCAGTGGTCGAGGCCCACCGGTGTCTCTACTGCTACGACGCACCCTGTACCCAGGCCTGTCCGACCCACATCGATATTCCCCGCTTCATCAAGAAAATTGCTACAGGGAACCTGGTGGGCTCGGCTCGGACGATTCTGGAGTCCAACCTGATGGGCGCTACGTGTGCACGGGTTTGTCCAGTAGAAGAGCTATGCGAGGGGGCTTGTGTACTGGGGGCCGAGCATAAACCGATCATGATCGGGCGGTTGCAGCGCTACGCCACCGACTACGTTTACCAGCGGGGCATTGATGTGTTTAAGCCCGGTGTGCCTACCGGTAAAAAGGTTGCAGTAATTGGGGCTGGGCCAGCAGGCCTGACCTGCGCTGGAGAGCTTGCCAAACTTGGCCACAGCGTAACGGTGTTTGAGAAGCGTGAACTCCCCAATGGCCTTTCAACGTACGGCATTATTGTACTGCGCGAACCGGTGGAAGTGGCCCTGGCCGAGGCCGAGATGGTCAAACGCCTTGGGGTCGAGATAAAAACCCAGATGGAGCTGGGGCAAAACCTCAGCTGGGAAGAGGTTCGCAACAACTTTGATGCGGTTTTCCTGAGCGTGGGTCTGGGCGCAGTGCCCCCGCTGGGCATTCCTGGTGAGGAGTTTATTGTAGATGGCCTTGGCTATATCGAGACCTCCAAGATGAACCCAGGGGCTTTGCAGGTGGGGCGTGAGGTGGTGGTGATAGGAGCAGGCAATACCGCTGTGGACTGTGCCACCATCGCCAAGCGCCTGGGGGCTGAGCGCGTTACGATGGTCTATCGCCGTACGCAAAAGGAGATGACTGCTTATCCCCATGAGTTTGAGTTTGCTAAAAAAGAAGGAATTGAGTTTCGCTTCCTTACCCAGCCGGTAGAGGTGCTGGTTCAGGACGGCAAAGTAACCGGCTTGAGGTGCGTGCGGATGCAGCTGGGCGCGCCAGACGCTACGGGCCGGCCTGCTCCAGTGCCAGTGCCAGGTTCTGAGTTTGTGCTGCCTTGTGACCAGGTGGTGAAGGCCATTGGCCAGGAAAAGCCTGCGGTGGCAAAGCTCTTAGACCTCGAGACCGAGAAAGGCTTTATCAAGGTAGACCAGGACTACCAGACCAGCCTGCCGGGAGTTTACGCAGGTGGCGACTGCATCCGCGCCAAAGGCTCGGCTTCCACTGTGATGGCCGTGCAGGACGGCAAGCTGGCAGCCCGTGCGATACACCGCAAGCTCGTCCCAAGTGCTGGCGTGGCAGCAGACGATTGA
- the hydA gene encoding dihydropyrimidinase, which produces MGLLIKNGEIVTADSRYKADIYAEGETISRIGQNLEVPPGTEVIDATGKYVFPGFIDPHVHIYLPFMATFAKDTHETGSKAALMGGTTTYIEMCCPSRNDDALEGYQLWKSKAEGNSYCDYTFHMAVSKFDDKTEGQLREIVADGISSFKIFLSYKNFFGVDDGEMYQTLRLAKELGVIVTAHCENAELVGQLQQKLLSEGKTGPEWHEPSRPESVEAEGTARFATFLENTGATGYVVHLSCKPALDAAMAAKSRGVPIFIESVIPHFLLDKTYAERGGVEAMKYIMSPPLRDKRNQKALWDALAQGFIDTVGTDHCPFDTEQKLMGKDAFTAIPNGIPAIEDRVNLLYTYGVSRGHLDIHRFVDAASTKAAKLFGLFPRKGTIAVGSDADLVVYDPHYRGTISVKTQHVNNDYNGFEGFEIDGRPSVVTVRGKVAVRDGQFVGEKGRGKFLRREPMYF; this is translated from the coding sequence ATGGGACTGCTCATCAAAAACGGTGAAATTGTTACCGCAGACAGCCGGTATAAGGCCGATATCTACGCCGAGGGCGAAACCATTAGCCGCATCGGGCAGAACCTAGAAGTTCCGCCCGGCACAGAAGTGATTGACGCTACCGGAAAATACGTGTTTCCGGGCTTCATTGACCCCCACGTGCACATCTACCTGCCTTTTATGGCCACCTTTGCCAAGGACACCCACGAGACCGGCTCCAAGGCGGCCTTGATGGGGGGCACCACCACCTACATTGAAATGTGCTGCCCCAGCCGCAACGACGATGCGCTCGAGGGCTATCAACTCTGGAAGAGCAAGGCCGAGGGCAACAGTTACTGCGACTACACCTTCCACATGGCGGTCTCCAAGTTCGACGATAAAACCGAGGGGCAGCTACGGGAGATCGTGGCCGACGGCATCAGCTCCTTCAAAATCTTCCTCTCCTACAAAAACTTCTTCGGCGTCGACGATGGGGAGATGTACCAGACCTTGCGGCTGGCCAAGGAACTGGGAGTCATCGTGACAGCCCATTGCGAGAACGCCGAGCTGGTGGGGCAGCTGCAGCAAAAGCTACTGTCCGAGGGCAAAACCGGCCCCGAGTGGCACGAGCCCAGCCGGCCTGAGTCGGTGGAGGCCGAAGGTACGGCGCGCTTTGCCACCTTCCTCGAGAACACCGGGGCTACCGGCTATGTGGTGCACCTCTCCTGCAAGCCGGCCCTGGATGCGGCCATGGCCGCTAAATCGAGGGGGGTGCCCATCTTTATCGAATCGGTGATTCCGCACTTCTTGCTCGACAAAACCTACGCCGAGCGGGGTGGGGTAGAGGCCATGAAGTACATCATGTCGCCCCCGCTGCGCGATAAGCGCAACCAAAAAGCGCTGTGGGACGCGCTGGCCCAGGGCTTCATTGACACCGTGGGCACCGACCACTGCCCCTTCGACACCGAGCAGAAGCTAATGGGCAAAGATGCCTTTACTGCCATCCCCAACGGCATCCCGGCCATCGAAGACCGAGTGAACCTGCTCTACACCTATGGTGTGAGCCGGGGCCATCTGGACATACACCGCTTCGTGGATGCCGCCAGCACCAAGGCTGCCAAGCTGTTTGGGCTCTTCCCCCGCAAAGGCACCATCGCGGTGGGCAGCGATGCCGACCTGGTGGTCTACGACCCCCACTACCGCGGCACCATCTCGGTCAAGACCCAGCACGTTAACAACGACTACAACGGCTTTGAAGGCTTCGAGATTGACGGCAGGCCCAGCGTGGTAACGGTGCGCGGCAAGGTGGCGGTGCGGGACGGGCAGTTTGTCGGCGAGAAAGGGCGGGGTAAGTTCCTGCGGCGCGAGCCCATGTACTTTTAG